The following is a genomic window from Bordetella petrii.
GCGCCGCGTTGTGCGCGGCGTGCACAAGAACGTTCGGAAAACGGAATACGCCATTGCGGCGGCAGGGACTAATATCGAGAGTTCCCTGTCGCCATTGCATTCACTTATTTCCCACTATGTCGCAACGACCCGCCCCCCTGACCGGCATTCGCGTGCTGGACCTGACCCGCGTGCTGGCCGGCCCCTGGTGTACCCAGAACCTGGCCGACCTGGGCGCTGAAGTCATCAAGATCGAACGCCCCGGCGCAGGCGACGACACGCGCGCCTGGGGACCTCCCTACCTGAAAGACGCCGCCGGGGCCGATACCACCGAGGCCGCCTACTACCTGAGCGCCAACCGCAACAAATATTCCGTGGCGCTGGACATCGCCTCGCCGCGCGGCGCAGAGCTGGTGCGCGAACTGGCGCGCCAGAGCGACATTCTGGTGGAGAACTTCAAGGTCGGCGGCTTGCGCAAGTACGGCCTGGACTACGACACTCTGAAGGCCGACAACCCCGGCCTGATCTACTGCTCGATCACCGGCTTCGGCCAAACCGGCCCCTACGCCAGCCGCCCGGGCTACGACTTCATGATCCAGGGCATGGGCGGGCTCATGAGCATCACCGGCGAACGCGACGATCTGCCCGGCGGCGGGCCGCAGAAAGCCGGCGTGGCGGTGGCCGACCTGATGACCGGCATGTATTCCACCGTGGGCATCCTGGCGGCTTTGCACGAACGCGGCCGCAGCGGGCTGGGCCAGCACATCGACATGGCGCTGCTCGACTGCCAGGTGGCCATGATGGCCAACCAGAACCTCAACTACATGACCTCGGGTCAGGCGCCGCGCCGGGCCGGCAACGCGCACCAGAACCTGGTGCCGTACCAGGTATTCGCCGCCAGCGACGGCCACCTGATCGTGGCCGTGGGCAACGACAGCCAGTTCCGCAACTATTGCCGCGTCATTGGCCTGCCCGAACTGTCCGCCGACCCGCGCTTTGCCACCAACCCGCAGCGCGTGCAGAACCGCGACGCCCTGGTGCCGCTGCTGGCCGAGCGCATGGCCACCGGCGAACGCGACCACTGGCTGGCGGAACTGGAATCGGCCGGCGTGCCGGCCGGCCCCATCAATACGCTGGACCAGGTCTACCAAGACCCGCAAGTGCAGGCGCGCGAGATGAGACGCGAGTTGCCGCACCCCACGGCCGGCACCGTGCCCATCGCGGCCAGCCCGTTGAAGTTGTCGGGCAGCCCGGTGCAGTATCGCCGTCCCGCGCCCCTGTTGGGTGAACACACCCGCCAGGTGCTGGCCGAACGGCTGGGCCTGTCGGACGAAGAAATCCAGGCGCTGGCGCAGCCGCGCGCATAAGTTGGCAAAAGACATGAACCGGAAGGAGCACATTCGATGACAGACATCCAGACCATCGCGGTGGTGGGTGCGGGCGCCATGGGGCGTGGCATTGCGCAGATCGCCGCCCAGGCCGGCGTGCAGGTACGGCTTTACGACACCAGCGCCGATGCCATCGCCTCGGCCCGTGAATCGCTGCGCCAGCTGTGGGACAAGCTGTCCCAGAAAGGCAAGCTCAGCGCGGCCGACGCCCAGGCCGCGCTTGAACGTGTGCAGCCCGCCGCCACGCTGGAAGCTCTGGCGGGTTGCCAACTGGTTGTCGAAGCTATTGTCGAGCGCCTGGACGTCAAGCGCGACCTGTTCGCCAAGCTCGAGCCCATCGTCGGCCCCGACTGCATCCTGGCGTCGAACACCTCGTCGCTGTCCATTACCGCCATTGCCGCGGCCTGCGAACGCCCGCAGCGCGTGGCCGGCTTTCACTTCTTCAATCCGGTGGCCCTGATGAAGGTCGTGGAGGTCATCGACGGCCTGCGCAGCGACCCGGCCGCCGGCGATGCGCTGGCCGCGCTGGCGCGCCGCATGGGCCACACGCCCGTGCGCGCCAAGGACATGCCCGGGTTCATCGTCAACCACGCGGGTCGCGGCATGAATATCGAAGGCCTGCGGGTGGCGCAGGAATCGGTGGCCTCGTTCGCCCAGATCGACGCCATCATGCGCGAACAGGCGGGCTTTCGCATGGGCCCGTTCGAGCTCATGGACCTGACCGCGCTCGACGTGTCCCATCCGGTCATGGAATCGATTTACCGTCAGTTCTTTGACGAGCCGCGCTTTCGTCCGTCGCCCATCACCACGGTGCGGCTGGCTGGAGGGCTGATCGGCCGCAAGGCGGGCGCGGGGTTCTATGCCTATCCCGATGGCCAGAAGCAGGCGCCGGCCGAGCCGGCCGTGCCTGCGGCACAGACCGGCCTGCGGGTCTGGATCAGCCCCGCACACGAAGAGGGGCATGCGCGTGCGCAGGCCTTGCTGGAATCGCTGGACGCCAACATCGCCGACACCGCCGAGCCGCCCGAGCAGGCGCTGATCGTAGTGACGCCCTATGGCGAAGACGTGTCTACCTGCGCCTACCAGCAGGGGCTGGATGCGGCCCGCACTGTGGGCCTCGATACGCTGCATGGCCTGTCAGCCGGCAAGCGCCGCACGTTGATGCTGTCGCCCGCTACGCAGGCGACCTGGCGCGATGCCGCCCATGCGCTGCTGGCGGCCGACGGCGCGCCGGTCAGCGTCATCCAGGATTCGCCGGGATTCGTCGCGCAGCGCATCGTGGCCGCCATCGTCAACGTGGCCAGCGAGATCGCGCAGCAAGGCATTGCCACCCCCGCCGACATCGATCGCGCCGTCACCCTGGGCCTGGGCTATCCCATGGGGCCGCTGGCCATGGGCGACGCGCTGGGTGGCGCCCGCATCCTGGAGATTCTGCGCAATCTGCAGCGCGTGACGGGCGATATGCGCTACCGTCCCAGCCTGTGGCTGCAACGCCGCGTGCAACTGGGGCTGTCGCTGCTGGCCGAGCCGGCCGCCTGAACAAGGCAGCGGGCGGCTCGCGCCGCCCAAGAAAAAACCCGTGCGGCCCAGGGCCGCACGGGTTTTTTTATGCGCCGGTACGTGGCTTACTGGGCCGCGTTGACCATGTATTCAACCGCGGCGCGAATGTCTTCTTCAGACGCATTGGCCGCGCCGCCCTTGGGCGGCATGGCGCCCTTGCCCGTGAGAGCGACCTTCACCATGGCGTCGATGCCGGTCTTGATATAGGGCTCCCACGCGGCCTTGTCGCCGAACTTCGGAGCGCCGGCTACGCCAGTGCCGTGGCAGGCGAAGCAGGTGGATTTGTAGAGTTTTTCGCCGGCCGGGTTGACGGCGGCTTCAGCCTTTGGGGCGGCGGCGGGCGCGGGCGCTTCGGCCTTGGGCGCCTCGGCCGCAGCCGCAGCGGGGGCCGCTGCCGGAGCCGGCGCGGCTGCCGCTGCCTGCTTGGGAGCTTCGGCCTTGACGCCTTCGCCTTCCTGGGCGGGGGCGGCGGGTTCGTCGAACGAACCGCCCGACTGGTTGGCCATATAGACCACCGCGCGCGCCACTTCGTAGTCGCTGAGAGCGGGGTTGCCGCCCTTGGCGGGCATGGCGCCCTTGCCGTGCAGCGCCACGTTGAGCATGGATTCAAAGCCGCTCTTGATGAACGGCGCCCAGGCGGCCTTGTCGCCAACCTTGGGCGCGCCTGCCACACCCGCGGTATGGCAGGCCGTACAGACAGCCTGGAAGACTTGTTCGCCGGTCTTGAAGACCTTGGGCGCGTTGGCGTCGACCAGCTCGAAACCGGCCACCGGGGCGATGCGCCGCGCCACGGCTTCTTCGGTCAGCGTGTCGGAGCCCGCGCCGACCTTCGTGCCGGAGCTGACCATGTTCACCAGCATGATGATGACGATGATCGGGACCAGGAAGGCCAGCACGACCGTGACGATCAGCTGTTTGGGGGTCTTGATGGGCGAGGCGTGTTCTTCGTTGTGTTCCTGCTCGTTGCTCATAACCAAATCCTGCAAATCGGGTACCGGGGCGCCTGGCGGCGGCAACAGACGAATAACTACAGCGCAAGGCTCGGCCCGAAAAGTGGCCCCGCCCCGCATGCAAACGATGGATTATATAACGGCCTGTAAGACAGGGATGACGGTAGTCATCTGATTTGTACGTGGCGGCGGCGCATCGGCTCGAAACTTAGGTACAATACCGCCTCTTTGCGCCCGTAGTTCAATGGATAGAATGAGAGTTTCCGAAGCTCTTGATACAGGTTCGATTCCTGTCGGGCGCGCCAGAATCATTTCCATCATGGTGCCGAGCCGGCAATAAGCATCCCAGCCCGGCCTGCCAAAGCCTTCAAGCGCAAAAAGGCATCGAATGGAAGTCGACCAAATAATCGCAACCCTGGGTATGGAGCGCCATCCGGAAGGTGGCTGGTTTGTCGAGACCTTCCGCGACACCCGGGGCGACGCACGCGCGTGCTCAACGGCAATTTATTACCTGCTCGAGGCGGGCGACAGCTCGCACTGGCACCGTGTCCGCGACGCGGCGGAAGTCTGGCACTTTTATGCCGGCGACCCCTTGCTTCTCACGCTTTCCGATGGCGACACGACCACGCGCATTACGCTGGGCACCGATTTCGCGCAGGGTGAGCGGCCGCAAGCGGTGGTGCCGGCCAATGTCTGGCAGGCTGCGCGCCCGCTTGGGCGTTTCACGCTGGTAGGTTGCACGGTCGCGCCCGGGTTCGAGTTCAGCAGCTTCGAACTGGCTCCGTCCGGCTGGAGCCCCCGGAGCGATTAGCCCGGGAGCTGCTCGCGAATTTGCGATGCATAGACGTAGAAAAAAGCCACGCGGTGGTGCGTGGCTTCCGTCAGCGAACGACTATTCGCGCACGACTATTCGGTAGACAGATTCAGCTTGTGGATCAGGTCGCCGAAGCGCTTGATTTCCGACTGGTAGAACGCTTCCAGCTGCTCCGGCGTGCGATAGGTGCTTTCCGCCGATTGGGCGTCCAGGCTTTTCTGCACTTCGGGGTTGGCCAAGGCCGCTTTGTTGGCCGTGTTCAGTTGCGCCACTACGGCTTTGGGCGTGCCAGCCGGCGCGAACAGCGCATACCACTGCGAGAATTCCAGTCCCGGAAAACCCGCCTCGGCCATGGTGGGCACGTCGGGCAGCGCGCGCGAGCGAGTGGGGTGGGCCACGGCCAGGATCTTGATCCGGCCCGACGATTGCTGGGCGGTGGCCGAAGCCGTGCCGACAAATGCCAGGTCGACCTGGCCGCCCATGGCGTCCGTAACGGCGGGGCTGTCGCCTTTGTAAGGAACATGCACCATGTCCAGCCCGGTCGCGGCCTTGAAGGCTTCGCCCGTCAGGTGGCCGGTGCCGCCCACGCCACTGCTGCCGAACGACAGCCGGTGCGTCTTGCCGTATTGCAGCAGTTCCTTCACGTTGTCGATGCCCAGGCTGGCATTGACGACCATCACAATGGGCACGGACGCCACCATGGCCACCGGCGTGAAATCTTTATTGGCATCGTACGACTGCTGCTTCTGATACAGCGTCGGGTTGGTGCCGTGCGTGGCGCTATTGCCCATCAGCAGGGTATAGCCATCCGGCTTGGCCTTGGCGACATAAGCCGCGCCGATCATGCCATTGGCGCCGCTCTTGTTGTCCACCACGATGTTGGCCTTCATTTCTTCGCCCATGTAGCGGGCCATGAGGCGTGTCAGGAAGTCATTGGCCCCGCCGGCGGCGTAGGGCGAGATGAACTGGACGGGCCGGTCGGTGGGGTATTCGGCCATCGCCGGCAGGGCGAAGCCGGCGGCCAGCAGGGCCACTGCGGCGCGACGGATGAGTCGGGTTCTGAAAAGTCGCGAGTTCAGCATGGGGGTCTCCTCAAACAGTGCGGACATCGTTGGATTTTTTCGACCGGGCTGCCGTCCGGTTGTGATTGTCCGCAGTCTAAGGCGCGCGTCCTGGCGTCTTGCCCAGTTCGACCATGCGTCGCGCAGATACAAGTCCACTTTATGGAATTCCTGGCAGTTCATTGGATTTTCAGCTGGCACCGCGAGGAGTTTCCCCGGAAAATAGTCCATATCATGGACTTTGGAGATGCGCCTGGCGACTCAGGCCAGCGCCAGGCTGGGCATGGCGTAGGGTACGCGGTCGCGGTCGACGTGGTTGCGCAACTCTGCCTCGATGGCCGTGACCGTATCGCCCAGGCAGCGCACCACCATTTCAAGACGGTCCTGTCCCAGGCGTGACGCCAGCGTCGACACACTGACGCCGGCCGCGGGCGTGCCGTCGGGCGAGCGGATCACCATGCCCACCGAATGCACTGGCGGCTCGTCCATTACCTTGTTGGTGGCGTAGCCGCGCCGCCGCGTGCTGTCGATGCTGGCGCGCAGCGCGGCCTCGGTGAAACGGGGATTCTTGCGGCGCGTGCGCTCGACGTTGATGCGGCAGATTCGATCGATTTCCTCGTCGGGCAGCGCGCTGATCAGGGCCAGGCCGCTGGCGCCCACGTTAAGCGGGCGGTGGCGACCCACGTCGTGCACGAACATCTTGATGGGAAAAGAGCCGTCGGCGCGCGCCACGCAGATTCCGTCGAAGCCCGAACGCACCGTCAGGAACACCGTGTCGCCGGTGTGCTCCGCGACTGCCTCCAGATAGGGCAGGCAGATGTCGCGCATGGCGACTTTCGGCGCGGCGGCCAGTCCCAGCTCGTAAGCCAGGCTGCCCAGGTGGTAGCGCTTAGTGGCGGAGTCCTGGCGGATCAGTTTCTCGGCGACCATGCCTTGCAGCAGCCGGTGTACCGTGGGCCGTTCCAGTCCGGTGCGGCGATACAGGTCGACCAGCCGGCTGCCGGCGCGGTTATTGGCGCCGATGATGCGTAGCAGCGCGACCGCGCGCTGCAGGGATTGTGTGCCGGGAGCCGCCTTGCCGGCCGCGGCGCTGGGGGTGGTCATGAGGTCTCCTTGGCAGCAGGTTATTGCGCGCATGCAGATATCGATAGTCTGCATAGTGGACGCCGCCATGGCTCGCATTGTGCCCCCATCCCTAGGGAGAGCCTACTGCAAGTTCACAATGTGGACGTGTTTTCGCCGTGGGTGGGCCGGCCGGCGCCCGGAAGGCGGACAAAAGCCGGCAACATACAAACCCTCTCAGCTCGCACTTGGAAGGTCATGGCGCACGAACAGGAACTGATCACACAGGTCGAGGCCGGCGTGCTGTGGTTGACCCTCAATCGCCCCGAACGCCGTAACGCGCTCAGCCCGACGCTGTACGAGGCGCTGCTCGAATCGCTGGCGTGCGCCGCAAACGATGCCGCCGTCGGCGCGGTCGTGCTGACGGGGGCCGGCGCCAGCTTCTGCGCCGGGGGCGACGTGGCGCGCATGAACCGGCAATCGCAGGCGCAAGCCGCCCCGGCGGCGCCGGCCGAACGGGTAGCCGCCATGCGCCGCCGCACCCGCATCGTGGAGTGCCTGCATGGCATGCCCAAGCCCACCATCGCGATGATCCGGGGCGCTGCCGTTGGCGCGGGCCTGTCGCTGGCGCTGGCATGCGACCTGCGCTATGGCGATTCGTCCGCCAAATTGCGCACCGGGTTTGCCAACGTGGGCTTGCCCGGCGATTTTGGCGGCCATTATTTCCTGCCGCGCATTGTCGGCCCCGCCAAGGCGCGCGAGCTGTACCTGCGCTCGCCGATGCTGTCGGCGGCCCAGGCGCTGGAGCTGGGGCTGCTGAATGAAGTGTTCAGCCCCGAGCAGCTGGAGAGCGAAGTCACCGGCATTGCCCGCGGCCTGGCCGCGGGTCCGCAGCCTGCCATCGCGCATACCAAGGCCAACCTGAACGATGCCCTCGTGCTGGAACTGGCCGAAGTGCTCGACCGTGAATGCGCGCGCCATGTGGAATGCGCCGACAGCCCCGACCACAAGGAAGCCGTGCGCGCCTTCATGGAAAAACGCGCGCCTGTATTCCAGCGTCCGTCCGCCGCCATTGCCGGCGGGGGGAAGCACTGATCCTACGCCCATTTGGAGGAAGTCCATGTCCAGACTATGTGAAGGCCGTGTCGTCATCGTGACCGGCGCAGGCCGCGGCATCGGCCGCGAATACGCGTTGCAGCTGGCCCGCGAGGGCGCCCGTGTGGTCGTCAATGACCTGAGCGTTTCGCGCTCGGGAGAAGGCACCGAGGAAAGCACCGCCGAAGCGGTCGCGAGCGAGATTGTCGCCGCGGGCGGCCAGGCCATTGCCAACCATGAAAACGTGGCCGATTTCGCCGGCGCCAAGCGCATGATCGACGCCGCGGTGGAGCACTTCGGCGCCTTGCACGTCCTGATCAACAATGCGGGCATTCTGCGTGATCGCACGCTGTGCAATATGACCGAGCAGGAGTGGGACGCCGTCATCAATGTGCACCTGAAGGGCTCGTTCGCGCCCTGCCACCATGCCGCCGCCTACTGGCGCGACCTGTATAAGCAGACCGGCACGCCGGTCAATGCCCGCATCATCAATACGTCGTCGTCGTCCGGCCTGTACGGCAATATCGGCCAGATCAACTACGGGGCAGCCAAGGCCGGCATCGCCGCGATGACGATCATTGCCGCCCGGGAACTCAAGCGCTATGGCGTCACCGTCAACGCCATCAACCCGCATGCCCAGACCCGCATGACCGAAGGCATACGCGAGCGTTCCGCCGAGGAAATCGCCTCGCGCCATCCGCGCTGGATCGCCCCGGCCGTCGTCTGGCTGGCCAGCGCCGATAGCCAGGATGTGACCGGACGCATCTTCGAACTGGGCGGCGGCCATCTGGCGGCGATGGAAGGATGGCGGCGCGGCCCCGCGGCCGAGCCCATTGACGATGCGGCGCGTATTGGCCCTGTGATGCGCGATCTGGCGCAGCGGGCGCGGCGCAACGTCGACATGAAAGGCCATGAGCTTGATTGACCCGGGAGCAGGCTGTGATTGACAAGCGTGTAAGTTCATTAGCCGAGGCGGTGGCCGGCATCGAGGATGGCGCGGTCATCCTGGTGGGCGGCTTCGGTTCTTCGGGCCGGCCGGCCGACCTGATGGAGGCGCTGCTGGATCTTGGCGTCCGGGACCTGACCATCGTGGCCAACAACGCCACCGTGGGCGACGACATCGTCGCGGAACTCATGAGCGCCGGCCGGATCCGCAAGGTGGTGTGCTCGTTTCCGCGCGGCCTGAAGGGCCGCACGATTTTCGACGAGCTGTATGCCACTGGCAAGATCGAACTCGAACTGGTCCCCCAGGGCACGCTGGCCGAGCGCATTCGCGCCGGCGCGGCGGGCATTGGCGGTTTTTTCACGCGCACCGCGGCGGGCACGCGCCTGGCGCAAGGCAAGGAAACCCGCGTCATCGACGGGCAGACCTATGTGCTGGAAGCGCCCATCAAGGGCGACGTGGCGCTGCTCAAGGGCCTGCGCGGCGATCGCTGGGGCAACCTGGTCTATCACCGCGGCGCGCGCATCAACAACCCGGTAATGGCCGGCGCGGCCCGGCTGGTTATCGCGCAGGTGCGCGAAATCGTGCCGCTGGGCACGCTCGACCCGGAACACATCATTACACCGGGCGTTTTTGTGGATCGTCTAGTAGAGGTGCCCAATGAGCGCAAAGCTTAGCCGCCAGGACATTGCACGTGTTGCCGCCGACGACATTCCGGACGGCGCCTGCGTGAATCTGGGCATCGGCCTGCCCACCCTGATCGCCGACTACGTGCCGGAAGGCCGCGAACTCATGCTGCAAAGCGAGCAGGGCCTGCTTGGCCTGGGGCCAGCCCCGGCGCCGGGCGAAGAAGACTACGACGTCATCAACGCCGGCAAGTTTCCAGTCACGCTGCTGCCCGGCGCGTCGGTCTTCAGCCACAGCGAATCGTTCCTGATGATTCGTGGCGGGCACATCCAGATTGCCTGCCTGGGCGCTTTCCAGGTGGCGGCCAACGGCGACCTGGCCAACTGGACCGTGGATGCGCCCAACCAGATTCCCGGGGTGGGCGGCGCCATGGACCTGGCCGCCGGCGCCGAAAAGGTGTGGGTGTTGATGGAGCACTGCACGAAAGACGGGCAGCCTCGCATCCTGGAGCAGTGCACCTATCCATTGACCGCGCCGCATTGCGTCGACCGCATTTACACCGACCTGGCCGTGATCGACGTGACCGACACCGGGCTGGTCGTCAGGCGCCTGGCGCCGGGATGGACGCTGCCGGCGCTGCAAGCGCTCACCGGCGCCGCGTTGACGCTGGCGCCGGACTGGTCGGTGTACGGCCAATCCGCAACACAAGGAGAATAAGTTGCAAACCGCAGTTACCCGCATGCTCGGCATCGAGCATCCCATCGTGCAAGGCGGTATGCAGTGGGTGGCCCGCGCCGAGCTGGTCGCCGCCGTCTCGAACGCCGGCGCCCTGGGCGTGCTGACCGCGCTGACGCAACCCAGCCCGGAAGACCTCAGGCGAGAAATTCTTCGCGTGCGGGAGATGACCGACCGTCCCTTCGGCGTGAACCTCACTTTTCTGCCGACGCTCAAGCCGGTGCCGTACGTCGAGTATCGGGATGCCATCATCGAATCGGGCGTCAAGATCGTCGAGACGGCAGGTAACAACCCGCACGAACACATGCCGGCGCTGAAGGCGGCGGGGGTGCGGGTGATTCACAAATGCACCACGCCGCGCCATGCGCGCAAGGCGCAGGACATTGGCGTGGATATCGTATCCATCGACGGTTTCGAGTGCGCCGGCCACGTCGGCGAAAACGATATCCCCGGCCTTATCCTGATCCCGGCCACCGTTGCCCAGGTGTCGATTCCGGTCATCGCCTCGGGTGGCTTTGGCGATGCCAGGGGGCTGGTGGCCGCGCTGGCCCTGGGGGCCGAGGGCATCAATATGGGCACGCGTTTCATGTGCACCCAGGAGTCGCCCGTGCATCCCGCCATCAAAGAGGCCATCACGCGCTCGAGCGAGACCGATACGCGGCTGATCCTGCGCAGTCTGCGCAACACCAGCCGTGTCTGGCGCAACGGCTTGTCCGGCCAGGTGGTCAGCCTGGAAAAAGAAGGGGCCGGCATCGACCAGATAGGCCCGCTGGTGGCTGGCGCCAAGGGCCGCGGGGTTTATGAAAGCGGCGACGTCGAAGGCGGGATCTGGACCGTGGGCATGATCCAGGGCCTGATCGACGACGTGCCCACTTGCGGCGACCTGGTGCGCCGCATTGTCGACCAGGCGCATGCGCTCGTGTCCGGGCGCCTGGCGTCTCTTACTCTTTCCGGGACTGAATGATGCTGACTGTTGATACTCCGTATGATCTCGAGGCCTATGTGGGCCAGGTGCTGGGCCAGACCGGCTGGATCGAAATCACCCAGCAGATGATCGACGACTTCGCCCGCATCTCGGGCGACAACAACTGGATTCATGTGGACACCGAGCGCGCCGCGCGCGAACTGCCTGACGGCAAGACCATTGCCCACGGCATGCTGACGTTCTCGCTGATGTCGGGCATGGGGGGCGAGATCGTGCAGGTGCGTGAACGCGGCCGTGGCATCAATTACGGTTCCAACAAGGTCCGGTTCACCTCGCCCGTGCAGGTGGGGTCGCGCATTCGCCTGGAGCGCAGCCTGGTGGCGTTCGAGCGCATGGAAGGCGGCGTGCGCCTGACCTACGGCAACGTCATGCGCCGGGAAGGACAGGAGCGGCCGGTCATGGTCGCCGAGACCCTGAACCTGATGTACGAAAAGGGCAAATGATGCACACCGACGAAAAACCCGGAAATGGCGCGCCCTACGCGCGCTACGTACAGCACCTGAGGGCCGGCGAGCTGGCGTATCAGTTCAGCCCGGTGGCCGGGCGCGCGGTGTTCTTCCCGCGGGTGCGCTGCCCCTGGTCGGGCCAGGACTGCCTGGAATGGCGCATCAGCGCCGGCATCGGCACGGTCTATAGCACTTCGGTGGTCTACCCGCGCAAGGGCGACCCCTACAACGTGGCCTTGATCGACCTGGACGAAGGCTTTCGCATGATGAGCCGTGTTGACGGCGCCGACCCGCTGCAGGTTGCCATCGGCCAGCGTGTCCGGTTCCAGGCCGTGACCGACGAGGGCCTGGATGACCCCATTCCCGTGTTCACGCTGCTGGAGGCCGAACAATGAGCATCGATTTTCGACCCGGCCGCGCGGTGATCGTGGGCGCCGCGGAATCCGACCTGGGCGCCGTGGGCGACGCTTTTTCGGCGATCGACCTGATGGCGCAGGGCGTATACCGCGCGCTGGACGACTGCGGGCTGTCCATTGGCGACGTGGACGGGCTGTTCTGCGCCACCTCCCAGAGCCGCCTGGCCGGCCTGGCGCTGGCTGAATACCTGAACCTGCCCGAAGCCTATATCGACTCTACCTCCACCGGCGGATCGTCGTTCATGGGCCACCTGGCGCGGGCCGAGGCCGCGGTGGCGGCGGGCCTGTGCAAAGTGGCCGTCGTGGCCTATGGCAGCACCCAACGCTCGCTGGGCCGCAAGAACACCAGCCGCCCCGAATGGAATCCGTACGAATCGCCGTTCAAGCCGTTCCTGCCGCCCACCGCCTATGCCCTGGCCGCGGCGCGCCACATGCACGAGTTTGGCACGACCCGCGAGCAGCTGGCCGAAGTGGCGGTGGCCGCCCGCCAGTGGGCGTTGCTCAATCCGGTTGCCTGGGAAAAAGACCCGCTCACCGTCGAGGAAGTGCTGGCCTCGCGCATGGTCAGCTACCCGTTGACGATTCGCGATTGCTGCCTGGTGTCTGACGGCGGCGGCGCCGTGGTGGTGACCACGCCGGCCCGGGCCCGCAGCCTGGCCAAGCCGCCGGTGTACTTGCTTGGCTCGGGGCATTGCACCACGCACCTGACCATTTCCAACATGCCGGACCTGGTCAACACCGGCGCCCGCGTATCCGGGGAGATGGCCTATGCCCAGGCCGGCCTGACCTCGTCGGACATCGATGTCGTGGGCTTGTACGACGCGTTCACGATCAATCCGATTCTGTTCCTGGAAGACCTGGGATTCTGTGCCAAGGGCGAGGGCGGTGCGTTTGTCAGCGGCGGCCGCATCGCGCCAGGCGGGACGCTGCCGGTGAACACCAATGGCGGGGGACTGTCGTATTGCCATCCCGGCATGTACGGCATTTTCTTGTTGATCGAGGCGGTGCGCCAACTGCGCGGCGAGTGCGGCCGGCGCCAGGTGGATGGCGCCGAGGTCGCGCTGGCGCACGGCAACGGCGGCGTGCTGTCGTCGCAGTACACGGTGATACTGGGAGGGGCGTCTACCTGCTAGCCGCGGCGTTGCGATACCTGGCGGCCACGACAAGCGCCACGACCGCCAGGGCCAGCGGCGCGAACGACACCCACAGCACCG
Proteins encoded in this region:
- a CDS encoding CaiB/BaiF CoA transferase family protein, with amino-acid sequence MSQRPAPLTGIRVLDLTRVLAGPWCTQNLADLGAEVIKIERPGAGDDTRAWGPPYLKDAAGADTTEAAYYLSANRNKYSVALDIASPRGAELVRELARQSDILVENFKVGGLRKYGLDYDTLKADNPGLIYCSITGFGQTGPYASRPGYDFMIQGMGGLMSITGERDDLPGGGPQKAGVAVADLMTGMYSTVGILAALHERGRSGLGQHIDMALLDCQVAMMANQNLNYMTSGQAPRRAGNAHQNLVPYQVFAASDGHLIVAVGNDSQFRNYCRVIGLPELSADPRFATNPQRVQNRDALVPLLAERMATGERDHWLAELESAGVPAGPINTLDQVYQDPQVQAREMRRELPHPTAGTVPIAASPLKLSGSPVQYRRPAPLLGEHTRQVLAERLGLSDEEIQALAQPRA
- a CDS encoding 3-hydroxyacyl-CoA dehydrogenase translates to MTDIQTIAVVGAGAMGRGIAQIAAQAGVQVRLYDTSADAIASARESLRQLWDKLSQKGKLSAADAQAALERVQPAATLEALAGCQLVVEAIVERLDVKRDLFAKLEPIVGPDCILASNTSSLSITAIAAACERPQRVAGFHFFNPVALMKVVEVIDGLRSDPAAGDALAALARRMGHTPVRAKDMPGFIVNHAGRGMNIEGLRVAQESVASFAQIDAIMREQAGFRMGPFELMDLTALDVSHPVMESIYRQFFDEPRFRPSPITTVRLAGGLIGRKAGAGFYAYPDGQKQAPAEPAVPAAQTGLRVWISPAHEEGHARAQALLESLDANIADTAEPPEQALIVVTPYGEDVSTCAYQQGLDAARTVGLDTLHGLSAGKRRTLMLSPATQATWRDAAHALLAADGAPVSVIQDSPGFVAQRIVAAIVNVASEIAQQGIATPADIDRAVTLGLGYPMGPLAMGDALGGARILEILRNLQRVTGDMRYRPSLWLQRRVQLGLSLLAEPAA
- a CDS encoding c-type cytochrome, whose product is MSNEQEHNEEHASPIKTPKQLIVTVVLAFLVPIIVIIMLVNMVSSGTKVGAGSDTLTEEAVARRIAPVAGFELVDANAPKVFKTGEQVFQAVCTACHTAGVAGAPKVGDKAAWAPFIKSGFESMLNVALHGKGAMPAKGGNPALSDYEVARAVVYMANQSGGSFDEPAAPAQEGEGVKAEAPKQAAAAAPAPAAAPAAAAAEAPKAEAPAPAAAPKAEAAVNPAGEKLYKSTCFACHGTGVAGAPKFGDKAAWEPYIKTGIDAMVKVALTGKGAMPPKGGAANASEEDIRAAVEYMVNAAQ
- a CDS encoding cupin domain-containing protein, coding for MEVDQIIATLGMERHPEGGWFVETFRDTRGDARACSTAIYYLLEAGDSSHWHRVRDAAEVWHFYAGDPLLLTLSDGDTTTRITLGTDFAQGERPQAVVPANVWQAARPLGRFTLVGCTVAPGFEFSSFELAPSGWSPRSD
- a CDS encoding Bug family tripartite tricarboxylate transporter substrate binding protein, whose amino-acid sequence is MLNSRLFRTRLIRRAAVALLAAGFALPAMAEYPTDRPVQFISPYAAGGANDFLTRLMARYMGEEMKANIVVDNKSGANGMIGAAYVAKAKPDGYTLLMGNSATHGTNPTLYQKQQSYDANKDFTPVAMVASVPIVMVVNASLGIDNVKELLQYGKTHRLSFGSSGVGGTGHLTGEAFKAATGLDMVHVPYKGDSPAVTDAMGGQVDLAFVGTASATAQQSSGRIKILAVAHPTRSRALPDVPTMAEAGFPGLEFSQWYALFAPAGTPKAVVAQLNTANKAALANPEVQKSLDAQSAESTYRTPEQLEAFYQSEIKRFGDLIHKLNLSTE
- a CDS encoding IclR family transcriptional regulator is translated as MTTPSAAAGKAAPGTQSLQRAVALLRIIGANNRAGSRLVDLYRRTGLERPTVHRLLQGMVAEKLIRQDSATKRYHLGSLAYELGLAAAPKVAMRDICLPYLEAVAEHTGDTVFLTVRSGFDGICVARADGSFPIKMFVHDVGRHRPLNVGASGLALISALPDEEIDRICRINVERTRRKNPRFTEAALRASIDSTRRRGYATNKVMDEPPVHSVGMVIRSPDGTPAAGVSVSTLASRLGQDRLEMVVRCLGDTVTAIEAELRNHVDRDRVPYAMPSLALA
- a CDS encoding enoyl-CoA hydratase, with translation MAHEQELITQVEAGVLWLTLNRPERRNALSPTLYEALLESLACAANDAAVGAVVLTGAGASFCAGGDVARMNRQSQAQAAPAAPAERVAAMRRRTRIVECLHGMPKPTIAMIRGAAVGAGLSLALACDLRYGDSSAKLRTGFANVGLPGDFGGHYFLPRIVGPAKARELYLRSPMLSAAQALELGLLNEVFSPEQLESEVTGIARGLAAGPQPAIAHTKANLNDALVLELAEVLDRECARHVECADSPDHKEAVRAFMEKRAPVFQRPSAAIAGGGKH